Proteins encoded in a region of the Variovorax sp. PAMC 28711 genome:
- a CDS encoding Crp/Fnr family transcriptional regulator, with protein MRLLSICKPIELVLGDVLCRPGETLRHVHFPVDSFISLVTNTDDHPGLEVGMIGREGMLGAHLALGVARAPLQALVQGAGTAWRADVAAFRRVWPQSPSLQRVMGRYVYVLMTQLASSAACLRYHLIAPRLARWLLMSQDRAHADEFRVTQEFLAYMLGVRRVGVTAAAGALQNAGLIGYTRGHMAILDRSGLEKAACSCYGADAAVYAQQLG; from the coding sequence GTGAGACTGCTTTCCATCTGCAAGCCGATCGAGCTCGTGCTCGGCGACGTGCTCTGCCGGCCAGGCGAAACACTTCGACATGTGCATTTCCCGGTGGACAGCTTCATTTCGCTCGTGACCAACACCGACGACCACCCGGGCCTGGAGGTCGGCATGATCGGGCGAGAAGGCATGCTGGGCGCACACCTGGCGCTCGGCGTGGCGCGCGCGCCGCTGCAGGCGCTGGTGCAGGGGGCCGGCACTGCGTGGCGGGCCGATGTGGCGGCCTTTCGGCGCGTGTGGCCGCAAAGCCCCTCACTCCAGCGCGTGATGGGGCGGTATGTCTATGTCCTGATGACACAGCTCGCCTCGTCGGCCGCGTGCCTGCGCTACCACCTCATCGCGCCGCGTCTCGCGCGCTGGCTTCTCATGAGCCAGGATCGCGCGCACGCCGACGAATTCCGTGTGACCCAGGAATTCCTCGCGTACATGCTGGGCGTGCGCCGCGTGGGCGTCACTGCCGCGGCCGGCGCCTTGCAGAACGCCGGCCTGATCGGTTACACGCGCGGTCACATGGCGATCCTCGACCGCAGTGGGCTGGAGAAGGCCGCCTGCAGTTGCTATGGCGCCGACGCGGCGGTCTACGCCCAGCAATTGGGCTGA
- a CDS encoding BON domain-containing protein, with translation MKKTDARLRRDVLAELASEPSVDASFIGIEVDSGVVLLSGCVGTYTEKWRAQHAIERVGGVKAVVDEVDVELAQSSIRTDADIARSAQNVIEWITYLPVGSVYVDAHDGWVTLAGQLDWPFQKQGAEQCIASLTGVIGITNEIRLAAAMSMTTVGVDVDAAPELRARREPGRLRGPRTAQVPRAACRH, from the coding sequence ATGAAGAAAACAGATGCCCGACTCCGGCGCGACGTGCTGGCCGAACTCGCCTCGGAGCCCTCCGTCGACGCGTCGTTCATCGGAATCGAAGTTGATTCCGGAGTGGTCTTGCTGAGTGGTTGCGTCGGCACTTATACGGAGAAGTGGAGGGCGCAGCATGCGATCGAACGGGTAGGAGGCGTGAAGGCGGTGGTGGACGAGGTCGATGTCGAATTGGCGCAATCAAGCATTCGAACAGATGCCGACATCGCACGCTCCGCACAGAACGTGATCGAGTGGATTACCTATCTGCCGGTCGGCTCTGTGTACGTGGATGCCCACGACGGGTGGGTCACGCTGGCAGGCCAACTTGATTGGCCATTCCAGAAGCAGGGCGCCGAGCAATGCATCGCATCGCTGACAGGGGTCATCGGAATAACCAACGAAATTCGGCTCGCCGCGGCAATGAGCATGACCACGGTGGGGGTCGACGTAGACGCTGCACCGGAGCTTCGCGCACGGCGTGAGCCAGGTCGGCTGCGCGGCCCACGCACGGCGCAAGTTCCTCGAGCTGCATGCAGACACTAA